A DNA window from Lepidochelys kempii isolate rLepKem1 chromosome 9, rLepKem1.hap2, whole genome shotgun sequence contains the following coding sequences:
- the TAF9B gene encoding transcription initiation factor TFIID subunit 9B, whose protein sequence is MEQSKMASPKSAPKDAQVMAQILKDMGITEYEPRVINQMLEFAYRYVTTILEDAKIYSSHAKKSSVDADDVRLAIQCRTDQSFTSPPPRDFLLDIARQKNQTPLPLIKPYSGPRLPPDRYCLTAPNYRLKSLQKKVSSSAGRITVPRLSVGAVSSRPSTPTLGTPSAQTVAVSTKVGTPVSLTGQRFTVQIPSSQTTVKSATPTTPTVQNVLINPSLIGSKNILITTNMVSSQNAASEANPLKRKHEDDDDYDNL, encoded by the exons ATGGAGCAAAGCAAGATGGCGTCTCCCAAGAGCGCGCCTAAGGATGCTCAG GttatggcccagatcctgaagGACATGGGGATCACGGAGTATGAACCACGGGTTATCAATCAGATGTTGGAATTCGCCTACA GGTATGTGACTACTATATTGGAAGATGCAAAAATTTACTCAAGTCATGCTAAGAAGTCCAGTGTTGATGCAGATGATGTGAGACTAGCAATCCAGTGTCGAACAGACCAGTcatttacctctcctcccccaagagAT TTTTTGCTAGATATTGCAAGACAAAAGAATCAAACCCCACTGCCATTGATAAAGCCATATTCTGGACCCAGACTACCACCTGATAGATACTGTTTAACAGCTCCAAATTACAGACTTAAGTCCTTGCAAAAAAAG GTCTCTTCCTCTGCGGGAAGAATAACAGTGCCCCGACTAAGTGTTGGTGCTGTAAGTAGTAGACCTAGCACGCCTACGTTAG GAACTCCTTCAGCACAAACAGTAGCTGTTTCAACAAAAGTTGGCACTCCGGTATCACTGACAGGTCAAAGGTTCACTGTACAAATCCCATCCTCTCAGACAACAGTCAAATCAG CAACGCCTACTACCCCTACAGTTCAGAATGTTCTGATTAATCCTTCATTAATTGGATCAAAAAACATTCTGATTACTACAAATATGGTATCATCACAGAATGCAGCCAGTGAGGCAAATCCATTGAAAAGGAAGCATGAAGATGATGACGATTATGATAATTTGTAA